In Streptomyces sp. Li-HN-5-11, the sequence GCCGTCCCGGCTCGCCCCTGCCCGACAACGACCACTACAACTCCCTCGGCCCGCTCGCCAGGACGCTGTGCGCCGAGGTGACGGCGGGCACGCGGACGCCCGGGGACGCCGCCGGCCGGATCTTCGCCGCACTGGGCGCCGCCGACTACGTCCCACCCGCCCTGGGCCTCGCCGACCCGGCCGACCGCTTCTTCCACAACACTCCGGCACGCATCGTCCGGGCCGCCCGCTGGGTGCGGACCGAGGCGCCCGAGGACACCGCCGCGCTGCTCACGGGGGCCATGCGCGGCCTGCTGGGCGAACGTCTGCACCGCCCGCGCCGCCCCCGCCGCCCGCACCCGTAGGACGGACCTCCGCAGGAAGCGCCCGCACCGGGAGCTGTGTGACGCGGGACGAGACGACAAGGAGACAGCAGATGCAGCAGCAGGCAAGCGGCACGGCAGGCACACCACGCGAGAAGGAGACCTACGACGTCGCCATCCTCGGATCGGGCGTCGCCGGGTCCCTGCTCGGCGCGATCCTCGCCCGCAAGGGCGTCAAGACCCTCCTGCTGGACGCCGGCTCGCACCCGCGTTTCGCGATCGGCGAGTCGACGATCCCGTTCACCCTGGTCTCGCTGCGCACGCTCGCCGAGCGCTATGACGTCCCGGAGATCGCCCACCTCGCCTCGTTCACGGAGACCACCCGCGCCATCGGCCCGCGCTTCGGCGTGAAACGGCACTTCGGGTTCCTGCTGCACCACGAGGGCGCTCCGCAGAACCCGCGCGAGGTCAACGAGTTCAGCACCCCGCCCCAGCTGCTGCACGAGGCGGCGCACCTGTTCCGGCAGGACACCGACTCCTACCTCTTCCACGTCGCGGTGAAGTACGGCTGCCGGGCCCGGCAGAACTTCTTCGTCACCGACATCGACTTCGACGGCTCGGGCGTCACCCTGGCCGGGCGGGACGGCGAGTACCGGGCGCGCTACCTGGTCGACGCCAGCGGGTTCCGCTCACCGGTGGCGGAGAAGTTCGGGCTGCGCGAGGATCCGTGCCGTTTCCGGCACCACTCGCGGTCCGTGTGGAACCACGTCGTCGGCCTCACCCCGACCGACCGGCTCTTCGACCACCTGCCGGAGAGCCATCGTCCGCCCGTGCCCTGGTACGAGGGCACCGTGCACCACATGTTCGAGCGCGGCTGGGCGTGGGTGATCGGCTTCAACAACAACAAGTGGTCGCGCAACCCGCTGTGCAGCGTCGGCATGACGGTCGACCCACGCCGCTTCCCCAAGCCCGAGGGAGTGAGCCCGGAGGAGGACTTCCGGCGGCTCGCCGAGCCGTTCCCGGACATCGCCCGGCAGTTCGAGGGCATGCGGCCGGTCCGCGAGTGGACCTCGACCGGGCGTCTGCAGTACTCCTCCTCCCGGACCGCGGGCGACCGCTGGTTCCTGCTCTCGCACGCCGCCGGCTTCATCGACCCGCTCTTCTCCCGCGGCCTGTCCAACACCACCGAGGCCCTGAACCTGCTGGCCTGGCGTCTGCTGCGCGCGGTGCGGGACGACGACTTCTCCGGCGAACGGTTCGCGCCGGTGGACCGCCTGCAGCAGGGGCTGTTCGACCACAACGACACGCTCGTCAACTCCGCCTTCATCTCCTGGTGCGACTACGACCTGTGGAGCGCCGTCTTCCGCATCTGGGCGTGGGGCGCCAACGCGGGCGTGTACCGCATGCAGGCCGCGCTGACCAAGTTCCGCGGGGACGGCCGCGACAGCCACTTCACGGACCTGGAGGAGGTGCCGTACCCGGGCCTGTACTGGCCGGACCACGACGGGTTCGCCGAACTCTACGAGACGATGGTCAAGCAGTGCGAGGCGGTGGAGGCCGGCACGGTGAAGGCGGCGGACGCGGCCGACCTCCTCTACGAGCGCCTCCTGGCCGCCGACTTCGTCCCGAAGCACTTCGGCTACGCCGAACGCGAGGTCCGCTTCCTCAACCCCCGTCCCAAGACGCTGCTGCGCATGGTCCGCTGGGCGGCCACGGACGCGGACCCGGTGGTGCGCCGCCTGATCCTCCACAACGGCCGCGAGGTCATGAAGGCCCGCCTGAAGGGCTCGAAGCTCTTCTAGACGCAATACCGGTGACTTTGGAGTTTCGGATCGTTGGGTCAGGTGTGCCAAGGCCCGGACAGGTGAAGTCGCCGGCAGGCGAGCGGTTGTCGGATCGGATTGCTCTCGGGGTGCTGACCCGGGCGTTTCCGCCGGAGTTGGTGGACGAGGTGATCGCGGAGTGCGGCCGGGTCGAGCAGCGCCACCGGCTGCTGCCGGCCCGGGTGGTGGTCTGTCAGTGAGCGTTGGTTCGGCAGGGGCCGTTTTCGGTGTCGACCCGGCCCCCGCCCCTCCTGCCTGCTCAGACCGCGGTGAAGGTCCACTGCACGTTGGTGCTGCTGTTGCCGGACCACTGCTTGGTCACGGAGCCCGAGGGCACGTTGCCGCCGCCGTCGAGGACGAGACCGGTGGCGCGGTTGACGATCCAGTACCTGCCGCCACCCTGGTACTTGAGCTGCCACTGCTGGTTGTTGTTGCTGCTGTTCCAGGGAGCCTCCAGGGCGGGGGAGCCGTTCGTGGTGGCGCCCCCGCCGTCGGCGACCATGCCGTTGGTGCGGTTGACCAGCTTGTAGTAGCCGGTGCCGAGTTCGACGGCCTGCCACTGCAGGTTGGGGCTGCCGTCCCAGGTCCACTGCTTGAGGTTGGAGCCGCTGGGGACGTTCCCGCCGCTGTCCAGCACCAGCCCGTCGGTGACGTTGGTGATCTTGAACCACGCCGAGGGGTTGAGCTGCACCTTCATCGACACGACGGCGTCGTTGTTGCCGGTGTTGCGCAGGTCGGCGTTGTCGGCGGTGAACGTCCAGGCGGTGCCGGTGAAGTTGTCACCGGAGTAGCCGATGATCTGGTAGCCGGGGGCCAGCTTCAGCGAGGACAGGCTGCGGCTGGGCAGCCCGGCGAGGGTCAGCTGGTCGGCGGTGTAGGAGCCGATCTGGAGCACCGAGGAGGCGCCGGCGTAGTTGACGTCCTGGTAGACCACGGCCCCGGACTGTGGCTGCAGGGTCGGGATCTGGCCGGAGAAGGTCAGCTTCACGACGTAGGCGAGGGCGGAGAACGGCGCCGACGACGACGGCAGGGTCACGTGCAGCCCGGCCGAGTCCTGCGTGGGCGTGGGCAAATTGGTGTACGTGCCGGCGGTGGGGTTCAGCAACTGCGCCGAGGTCAGGGAACTGACGTTGATCCGGGCCGAGTTGAGCGTCGATATCGTCAGTGTGCCGCCCGGCCAGCCGAGGACCGTGGCGTACAGGACGGTGTTGTTCTTGTTCCGGGTGAAGCGGATGTCCTGCGCGGTGCCGGCCTGCGGGGCGGTGAAGGAGCCGCCGCCCATGTGCGTGGGACCTTCGCCGTACGCGGTCCAGGCCCGGGTGGAGTAGATCGACTCGCCGAAGCGCTTCAGGTAGTCGCCGATGCCGAGGAGGATGTCCTTCTGGGCCTGGGGGATCGTGCCGTCCGCCATCGGGGCGATGTTGAGCAGCATGTTGCCGTTCTTGCTGACCCGGTCGATCAGTGAGTGCAGCATCTGCTGGGTGCTGTAGTAGCCGATGCCGTTCGTGTAGCACCAGCTCGAGCTGGAGATACTGTCGTCGGTGAGCCAGTAGGGGGCGGTGATGTCGGCGGGGCCGCCGCGCTCGTAGTCGAAGACCTCGCCGTGGCCGTCGAAGCCGTCCTTGTAGGTGGCGACGACTTCGCGGCCCCACGTCTGGGCCTGGTTGTAGTAGTACGACAGGAAGTTCAGCCGCTGGGTCTCGTCGACCTTGGACAGGTCGAAGTCCTCCCAGATGATGTCGGGTTGGGCGAGGTCGATGACCTCCTTGAGCTTGTCGTACCACAGTTGGTTCTCGGCCGTGGTGCCCAGCTGTCCGTAGAGCTTCTGCAGGCTCGGGTCGGACTGCGCGGGCACGTGGTCGTAGTAGCCGTTGAAGTTGAAGGCGTGGTGCATGGCCACCAGGAGCTTCAGCCCCTTGGCGCGGATGGAGTTGCTGAACAGCTGGAGCAGGTTGAGCCGGGGGCCCTTGGCGACCGAGTTCCACTCGTTGACCGAGCTGTTCCACATGGAGAATCCGTCGTGGTGCTCGGCGACCGGGCCGGCGAACCGGGCGCCTGCGTCGACGAATAGCTGCGCCCACTCGTCGGGATCGAAGTTCCCGCCCGCGGACTTCAGCTTCGGGGCGAACTGGGTGAAGTTGCCGTTCAGGTCGTTCGCGCCGTTGATGAAGTTGTGGTACGGCCACACCGACGGGTCGCCGTAGGTCGCGATGTGGTGCTGGTTGCACGTATCGCCGCTGATGTACATGCGGCGCGGATACCACTCGTTCCCGTAGGCCGGAACGCTGAACACGCCCCAGTGGTAGTAGATGCCGAACTTGGCGTCCTTGAACCACTCGGGAGCCGGGTTGTGCTGGTCGACCGAGGCCCACGTGGCGGTGTACGCGGTCGCGGCCCGGGCGGTGCCGGCGGCGAGGACGTTGCCCGCGACCGCTGCCGTCGCGACACCCGTGGCGCTCGCCAGGAACTGGCGTCTGTTGATCATGGTGGTACCTCCGTCAGAGCTGTGGGGAGACCAGGGCCGGCGGCCAGGGAGCGCACTTCCGGTGGCGGGAGTGCGACGTACGCGACGCACCCCGGACCGGGCGCGCTCGGCGAGCGGTTGACGCGGCGTCACGGCGTGCGGGCGACGATGTCCGCGGTGAAACGGGTGGTTGGAGCAACCGCCTGTGCCGGATGTCACGCATGAAGTTGCGGCACTCGCCCTGCCCGTGTCAACAGGTGTGCAGGGATGAAAGCCATCCTTCTGCCGCCCGTTTTCCCTCTTGTATACGAGAATCAACTGATTGCTCCCTGGGCAGACATAGCATGTCTGCCCGTCACACGCCGACGGTCCTGGGCCGGCTGCCGTGCTCGGCGTTCAGCGCTCAGGGCACCTCGCCGCGACTGCGGGCGTTCGCGTACGCGGTCGCGTCGCTCAGCCGCTCGGCGACGGTCGCGGCGCGCACCACCTCCGGTGCGCGCTCCCACTCCCGGCCGCCGCCGAGGGGACGCAACCGCGCGTACGACCCTGCGTGCCCATGACGACACCGACCGGGCCCGTTCCGGTGTCCACGGCGTACGAACCGGCCGGCGGACGCGCCGCGTTCATCGCAGAACCGCGGCGAGCCGAGCAGCCGTCTCCACGGAGCAGCGCCCAGCTCGACGAGCTGACACGGCGCCTGGCGAGCTCGTCAGCCACCCCGCACCGCACGGGTACCCGGCGGACGAGGCGGACGCGGACTGATTCCCGGGTGCGGCGACGCGCGTCATGGGTGCGTGCACCCGGCGCCAGTGCGCGCCGGATGCACGTCTGTTGCGGCCCTCTGTCAGGAGGGGATGATCTGCCACTGCTGCTGGGGCATGGCGGTGTAGGTCCACTGGTTGACGGCGGCTCCGTCGGCGGTTGAGCCGCTGTCGACGTTGAGGGACAGGCCGCTGAGCCGGTTGGTGAGGAGGTAGTAGCCGTCGCCGGTGGGGGTGATGGCCCACTGCTGCTGCGGCGCGCCGGCGTCGCCCCAGATGTCGGCGGTTCCGCCGTTCACGCGGGAGAGTCCGCCGATTTCCATGAGCGTTCCGCTGTTGACGTTGCGGATCTTGTAGTAGCCGCTGTCGGCCGGGACGACGGTCCACTTCTGGTTGGCGTGGTTCTGCCAGGGCCACTGCAGGATGGGCGTGTTGTTGGCGGTCTTGGCGCCCGAGACGTCGGCGACCTTGCCGCTGTGGCGGGCTACGAGGCGGTACACGGTGCCGTCGCCGGGGAAGAGGGCGGAGACCAGGGCGGGTGTCGCGGTCCGGCCGCCGATGCGCAGGTTGCCGATGTTGGCGTAGCCGCCGGTGCCGGCGGTGACCTGGATGCGCACGAAGCCGGCATTGCGGGCCGGCCATTCGACGATTTTGGTGGTGCGGTCACCGGCCCAGGAGGCGGTGGCGGCCTGGGTGAAGGTGGTGCCGTCGGTGCTGGTGGAGATGGTGCAGGCGGTGATGTCGCCGTCGGTGGTGTTGGTGCGGTTCCACTGCTTGGGCAGGTACTCCAGGGTGGAGATGTTGCTCCACACGCCGCCGAGGTCGATGGTGATGCTCTGGGGCAGCGGGAGGCTCCACGTGGACCAGCAGGTCTCGAAGTTCTTGTCGCTGAGGCCGTCGATGGCGTTCATCGGGCCTTCGCCGGTGTGGTAGTCGGTGGCGTAGGCGGCCACGGGGGTGACCGGGTGCTCGGCGCGGAGCATCTGGGTGGGCAGGGGCGGCCGGGAGGTGTTGGGGCCGCTCCAG encodes:
- a CDS encoding FAD-dependent monooxygenase, with the translated sequence MQQQASGTAGTPREKETYDVAILGSGVAGSLLGAILARKGVKTLLLDAGSHPRFAIGESTIPFTLVSLRTLAERYDVPEIAHLASFTETTRAIGPRFGVKRHFGFLLHHEGAPQNPREVNEFSTPPQLLHEAAHLFRQDTDSYLFHVAVKYGCRARQNFFVTDIDFDGSGVTLAGRDGEYRARYLVDASGFRSPVAEKFGLREDPCRFRHHSRSVWNHVVGLTPTDRLFDHLPESHRPPVPWYEGTVHHMFERGWAWVIGFNNNKWSRNPLCSVGMTVDPRRFPKPEGVSPEEDFRRLAEPFPDIARQFEGMRPVREWTSTGRLQYSSSRTAGDRWFLLSHAAGFIDPLFSRGLSNTTEALNLLAWRLLRAVRDDDFSGERFAPVDRLQQGLFDHNDTLVNSAFISWCDYDLWSAVFRIWAWGANAGVYRMQAALTKFRGDGRDSHFTDLEEVPYPGLYWPDHDGFAELYETMVKQCEAVEAGTVKAADAADLLYERLLAADFVPKHFGYAEREVRFLNPRPKTLLRMVRWAATDADPVVRRLILHNGREVMKARLKGSKLF
- a CDS encoding alpha-L-fucosidase, producing MINRRQFLASATGVATAAVAGNVLAAGTARAATAYTATWASVDQHNPAPEWFKDAKFGIYYHWGVFSVPAYGNEWYPRRMYISGDTCNQHHIATYGDPSVWPYHNFINGANDLNGNFTQFAPKLKSAGGNFDPDEWAQLFVDAGARFAGPVAEHHDGFSMWNSSVNEWNSVAKGPRLNLLQLFSNSIRAKGLKLLVAMHHAFNFNGYYDHVPAQSDPSLQKLYGQLGTTAENQLWYDKLKEVIDLAQPDIIWEDFDLSKVDETQRLNFLSYYYNQAQTWGREVVATYKDGFDGHGEVFDYERGGPADITAPYWLTDDSISSSSWCYTNGIGYYSTQQMLHSLIDRVSKNGNMLLNIAPMADGTIPQAQKDILLGIGDYLKRFGESIYSTRAWTAYGEGPTHMGGGSFTAPQAGTAQDIRFTRNKNNTVLYATVLGWPGGTLTISTLNSARINVSSLTSAQLLNPTAGTYTNLPTPTQDSAGLHVTLPSSSAPFSALAYVVKLTFSGQIPTLQPQSGAVVYQDVNYAGASSVLQIGSYTADQLTLAGLPSRSLSSLKLAPGYQIIGYSGDNFTGTAWTFTADNADLRNTGNNDAVVSMKVQLNPSAWFKITNVTDGLVLDSGGNVPSGSNLKQWTWDGSPNLQWQAVELGTGYYKLVNRTNGMVADGGGATTNGSPALEAPWNSSNNNQQWQLKYQGGGRYWIVNRATGLVLDGGGNVPSGSVTKQWSGNSSTNVQWTFTAV